A window of Polaribacter litorisediminis contains these coding sequences:
- a CDS encoding adenylyltransferase/cytidyltransferase family protein: MRVGITFSAFDLLHAGHITMLEDAKRQCDYLICALQTDPTLDRPEKNRPVQSVVERYIQLKGCRFVDEIVPYATEQDLEDVLRSFKIDVRIIGDEYASKQFTGRKYCEEKGIELYFNKREHRFSSSGLRKEVQEKENLKGKK, encoded by the coding sequence ATGAGAGTAGGGATTACCTTTAGTGCTTTTGATTTGTTACATGCAGGTCATATTACAATGTTAGAAGACGCAAAACGTCAATGTGATTATTTAATATGTGCATTGCAAACAGATCCAACCTTAGATAGACCAGAAAAAAATCGTCCAGTACAATCTGTTGTAGAGCGATATATCCAATTAAAAGGATGTAGGTTTGTTGATGAAATTGTGCCTTATGCAACAGAACAAGACCTAGAAGATGTGTTGCGTTCGTTTAAAATTGATGTGCGAATTATCGGTGATGAGTACGCTAGCAAACAATTTACAGGTAGAAAATATTGTGAAGAAAAAGGAATTGAATTGTATTTCAATAAAAGGGAACATCGATTTTCAAGCAGTGGTTTGCGCAAAGAAGTACAAGAGAAAGAAAATTTAAAAGGTAAAAAATAG
- a CDS encoding TonB-dependent receptor: MKKYISILLLLVSFHVLSQEKITITYNNLTKKEVILALEKKTNYKFYFIDSWLDDSKISGAFKAVSIDEIIKNIVSGTSLNYYIQNEKVIITKGNLLRKSLYDEKEMNTNTKEIYNPIYIEENSNNSNDVISIGKESLQSQQKEYKVSGTIKNNETGKPIEGLVILERSKNISTTTNKDGFFNIKLPYGQNTIETQLLGYATTLKKLVVFGEGALNFTISEESEMLNELIITTKKENNIKEVIAGITQINIEDIKNIPQVLGERDILKVATTLPGIKSAGEGAEGVNVRGGKVDQNLFLLDESVMYNPAHFLGLFSAINPFTTNDLKVYKGNIPAEYGGRISSVFDISTKDASTEEFKGEVSLGVVTSNVSLEIPIVKNKSGLLLGFRSTYSNWILKSLNDKSLNNSSASFYDVIAKYNHTFDENNSLRITGYHSNDNFRIASDTTNTYGNTLASINWSHKFNDKNHGNLILSSSNYSFNINFESEGNNNFDLKYTIDEIGAKLKMRYSHSKQHTFDYGISSKLYNVAPGSLNPTDQNSIVTPLSIDQEKGLESALFVSDIFEVNKKLSLNLGVRYSVYLGLGEATQRFYPENSPLTDATLQSTQKYGNNEVYQTYQGFEYRLSGRYFLNPELSLKASFNKTFQFIHRLSNNTSASPTDAWKLSDVNIKPQEAIQASLGIFKNFDVNEYELSLEGYYKDYQNMLDYKVGANFLLNERIETQVLQGPGKSYGIEFLAKKNVGKLNGWLGYSYSRSFIQLDSPFNEDRINNGEFFPTNFDKPHDVNLIVNYKLTKRFSLSSNFTYQTGRPITYPTGKYIFEGTEYVLYSDRNKFRIPDYYRLDVGLNIEGNHKVKKFAHSFWNISIYNVLGRNNPFAVFFVTENGNVKAYQSSIFATPIPTITYNFKF; the protein is encoded by the coding sequence ATGAAAAAATACATTTCAATACTATTATTGTTGGTCTCTTTCCATGTCTTGAGTCAAGAAAAAATAACGATTACTTATAATAATCTGACCAAAAAAGAGGTCATTCTCGCGTTAGAAAAAAAAACAAATTATAAATTCTATTTTATTGATTCTTGGTTAGATGATTCCAAAATTAGCGGAGCGTTTAAAGCGGTTTCTATTGATGAAATTATAAAAAATATTGTAAGTGGCACTTCTTTAAATTACTATATTCAAAATGAAAAAGTAATCATAACAAAAGGAAATCTTTTGCGCAAAAGTTTGTACGATGAAAAAGAAATGAACACAAACACAAAAGAAATATACAATCCTATATATATCGAAGAAAATAGCAATAATAGCAATGACGTCATTAGTATTGGTAAAGAATCTTTACAATCTCAACAAAAAGAATATAAAGTAAGTGGAACGATAAAAAATAATGAAACCGGCAAACCTATAGAAGGACTTGTTATTTTAGAACGTTCAAAAAATATTTCTACGACAACTAACAAAGATGGATTTTTCAACATTAAACTTCCATACGGACAAAATACGATTGAAACACAATTATTGGGTTATGCAACTACCCTTAAAAAATTAGTTGTTTTTGGTGAAGGAGCTCTTAACTTTACCATTAGTGAGGAATCTGAAATGTTAAATGAACTGATTATTACCACCAAAAAAGAAAACAACATAAAAGAAGTTATTGCAGGCATCACTCAAATAAATATTGAAGACATAAAAAATATCCCACAGGTTTTAGGAGAAAGAGATATTTTAAAAGTGGCTACTACGCTACCCGGTATAAAATCTGCGGGTGAAGGTGCCGAAGGCGTAAATGTAAGAGGTGGCAAAGTAGATCAAAACTTATTTTTGTTAGACGAAAGCGTTATGTACAATCCTGCGCATTTTTTAGGCTTATTCTCTGCAATAAACCCTTTTACTACAAACGATTTAAAAGTATATAAAGGAAATATTCCGGCCGAATATGGCGGTAGAATTTCATCTGTTTTTGATATCAGCACCAAAGACGCAAGTACGGAAGAGTTTAAAGGCGAAGTTTCCCTTGGTGTAGTAACTAGTAATGTGAGTTTAGAAATACCGATTGTAAAAAATAAGTCTGGTTTACTTTTAGGCTTTAGAAGCACTTATTCTAATTGGATTTTAAAATCTTTAAACGATAAATCTCTAAATAATAGTAGCGCATCATTTTATGATGTTATTGCAAAGTACAATCATACATTTGATGAAAATAATTCATTGAGAATTACAGGGTATCATAGTAATGATAATTTTAGAATTGCTTCAGACACCACCAATACATATGGCAATACCTTGGCTTCGATAAATTGGTCTCATAAATTTAACGACAAAAATCATGGAAACTTGATCCTTTCATCGAGTAATTATTCTTTTAATATCAATTTTGAGAGCGAAGGCAATAATAACTTTGATTTAAAATATACGATTGATGAAATTGGCGCAAAACTAAAAATGAGGTATTCACATTCTAAACAACATACATTTGATTACGGAATTTCTTCAAAATTATACAATGTTGCTCCAGGAAGTTTAAATCCTACTGACCAGAATTCAATCGTAACTCCTTTATCAATTGATCAAGAAAAAGGTTTAGAGAGCGCTCTTTTTGTTTCTGATATTTTTGAAGTAAACAAAAAACTATCCTTAAATTTAGGAGTAAGATATTCTGTTTATCTCGGTTTAGGTGAAGCCACACAAAGATTTTATCCAGAAAACTCACCTTTAACTGATGCTACTTTACAAAGTACCCAAAAATATGGCAATAATGAAGTATATCAAACGTATCAAGGTTTTGAATACCGTTTATCCGGACGTTATTTTTTAAATCCTGAACTCTCTTTAAAAGCTAGTTTTAATAAAACGTTTCAATTTATTCATCGATTAAGCAATAATACATCAGCATCGCCAACGGATGCTTGGAAACTATCCGACGTAAACATTAAACCACAAGAAGCTATTCAAGCTTCTTTAGGAATCTTCAAAAATTTTGACGTCAATGAGTATGAATTAAGTCTAGAAGGTTATTATAAAGATTACCAAAATATGCTCGATTATAAAGTAGGCGCCAATTTCCTTTTAAATGAAAGAATTGAAACACAAGTGTTACAAGGTCCCGGAAAATCTTACGGAATAGAGTTTTTAGCAAAAAAGAATGTTGGGAAATTAAATGGATGGCTTGGCTATAGTTACTCAAGATCTTTCATACAATTAGACAGCCCTTTTAATGAAGACCGAATCAATAATGGTGAATTTTTTCCTACAAATTTCGATAAACCTCATGATGTAAATTTGATTGTTAATTATAAACTCACAAAAAGATTTAGTTTGTCTAGTAACTTTACCTATCAAACCGGAAGACCCATTACCTATCCTACAGGAAAATACATTTTTGAAGGAACGGAATATGTTTTATATAGCGATCGAAACAAATTTAGAATACCCGATTATTATCGATTAGACGTGGGTTTAAATATTGAAGGCAATCACAAAGTTAAAAAGTTTGCACACAGTTTCTGGAATATTTCAATATATAATGTCTTGGGAAGAAACAATCCTTTTGCTGTGTTTTTTGTCACCGAAAACGGAAATGTAAAAGCATATCAAAGTTCAATATTTGCCACACCTATTCCAACAATTACATATAACTTTAAATTTTAA
- a CDS encoding SDR family oxidoreductase, which translates to MEIQLSNQKVLVTGGAGFIGSNLCEALLEKNNTVVCLDNFATGRKENLAAIVNNPNFTLITGDIRNLQDCLLATKGVDFVLHQAALGSVPRSIKDPITSNEVNVSGFLNMLVASRDNKVKRFVFAASSSTYGDSESLPKVEDVIGKPLSPYAVTKYVNELYADVFSKTYGLETIGLRYFNVFGRKQDPNGAYAAVIPKFVSQLMNLEAPTVNGDGNYSRDFTYIDNVIQANLLSLVADKTAVNTIYNVAYGDRNTLNDLLGYLKEFLAEFNPKIKDIEVIYGPNRLGDIPHSHASVDKAKELLKYDPQFSLQKGLKEAVEWYWKNL; encoded by the coding sequence ATGGAGATTCAATTATCCAATCAAAAAGTTTTAGTGACTGGTGGAGCAGGTTTTATAGGTTCTAATTTGTGTGAAGCATTATTGGAAAAGAACAATACGGTTGTTTGTTTAGATAATTTTGCAACCGGTAGAAAAGAAAACCTTGCTGCCATTGTAAATAATCCAAATTTTACTTTGATCACCGGAGATATAAGAAATCTTCAAGATTGTTTATTAGCAACAAAAGGGGTAGATTTTGTTTTACACCAAGCTGCTTTGGGGTCTGTTCCTAGATCCATTAAAGATCCAATTACTTCTAATGAAGTAAATGTAAGTGGTTTTTTAAATATGTTGGTTGCCTCTAGAGATAACAAGGTAAAACGCTTTGTTTTTGCGGCAAGTTCTTCTACCTATGGAGATTCTGAGTCTTTGCCAAAGGTAGAAGACGTTATAGGAAAACCTTTATCTCCATATGCCGTCACTAAATATGTAAACGAGTTATACGCGGATGTTTTTTCTAAAACCTATGGTTTAGAAACGATTGGATTGCGTTACTTTAATGTCTTCGGAAGAAAGCAAGATCCAAATGGCGCCTATGCAGCGGTAATCCCAAAGTTTGTGAGTCAACTAATGAATTTAGAAGCTCCAACCGTCAATGGTGATGGAAACTACTCAAGAGACTTTACGTATATTGATAATGTTATTCAAGCAAATTTATTAAGTTTGGTTGCCGATAAAACGGCTGTAAATACAATTTATAATGTTGCCTACGGAGATCGGAATACGTTGAATGATTTATTGGGGTATTTAAAAGAATTTCTGGCAGAATTCAATCCTAAAATTAAAGATATTGAAGTCATATATGGACCAAATCGATTGGGAGATATTCCCCATTCGCATGCAAGCGTGGACAAAGCAAAAGAATTATTAAAGTATGATCCGCAGTTTTCTTTGCAAAAAGGGTTGAAGGAAGCAGTTGAATGGTATTGGAAGAATCTTTAG
- a CDS encoding IS3 family transposase, producing the protein MYEVIEDYINWFSNKRVHSSIGYLSSIKMEITLIGFIKKVAL; encoded by the coding sequence ATATATGAGGTCATTGAAGACTATATTAATTGGTTTAGTAATAAAAGAGTGCATTCTAGCATAGGATATCTCTCATCTATAAAAATGGAAATAACATTGATAGGGTTTATTAAAAAAGTAGCTTTATAA
- a CDS encoding UpxY family transcription antiterminator: protein MKVFWYALRTNSRSEKQVHERLQKQGYESFLPLMTTIKQWSDRKKKVVVPLISSYVFLQGTPKDLLNVVKIQGVVGVLRYLGKPAIVQEDEINNLKILTKNSEGAKKITPRSLANYAAVEVVDGPFKGLKGVYMATSGKQKVIVQVDVLNSFTEVTLPFEHIKEIVV, encoded by the coding sequence TTGAAAGTATTTTGGTACGCTTTACGCACCAATTCCAGGTCAGAAAAACAGGTGCATGAAAGGCTCCAAAAGCAAGGTTATGAAAGTTTTTTACCTTTAATGACCACCATAAAACAATGGAGCGATCGAAAAAAGAAAGTAGTAGTGCCTTTAATATCTTCTTATGTGTTTTTGCAAGGAACTCCTAAAGATTTATTAAATGTTGTTAAAATTCAAGGAGTTGTAGGTGTTTTAAGGTATTTAGGCAAACCCGCCATTGTACAGGAAGATGAAATAAACAATTTAAAAATTTTAACAAAGAACAGCGAAGGTGCCAAGAAAATAACTCCTCGTAGTTTGGCTAATTATGCGGCAGTAGAGGTGGTAGATGGACCCTTTAAAGGTTTAAAAGGAGTATATATGGCAACGAGTGGAAAACAAAAGGTAATCGTGCAAGTAGATGTTTTAAATAGTTTTACGGAAGTCACACTACCTTTTGAGCATATTAAAGAAATTGTAGTATAA
- a CDS encoding nucleotide sugar dehydrogenase, which produces MEKKLKNKDVTTQTSPSPDHQTLATKPRIAIIGLGYVGLPLARLFATKYPVVGFDINTARVKELMTGVDATLEVSDKVLQAVLVDALTDENGLLCSTSLEDIRTCNYFIITVPTPVDKNNRPVLTPLIKASETVGKVLKKGDIVIYESTVYPGATEEECIPILESVSNLVFNQDFYAGYSPERINPGDKEHTVEKILKVTSGSTPEIGIKVDDLYKSVITGGTHLAPTIKVAEAAKVIENSQRDINIAFVNELAKIFALMDINTHDVLEAAGTKWNFLPFKPGLVGGHCIGVDPYYLAQKAQEYGYHPEIILAGRRLNDSMGQYVASEVIKLMISKDLRIKNAKVLVLGITFKENCPDVRNTKAVDVIAALKEYGTDVTIFDPWANQDEVMHEYNLNSTKVLPNEKFDAIVLTVSHKEFLEIDFSQIKHDNSVVYDVKNILAPEVKTKTL; this is translated from the coding sequence ATGGAAAAGAAATTAAAAAATAAAGACGTGACTACTCAAACATCACCAAGCCCCGATCACCAAACCCTTGCCACCAAACCCCGTATCGCCATCATAGGTTTAGGCTACGTAGGTTTGCCACTAGCAAGATTATTTGCAACAAAATATCCGGTGGTAGGTTTTGATATCAATACAGCTCGCGTAAAAGAATTAATGACGGGAGTAGATGCCACTTTAGAGGTTTCCGATAAAGTTTTGCAAGCTGTATTGGTGGATGCCTTAACAGATGAAAATGGACTTTTATGTTCTACTTCTCTAGAAGATATCCGTACTTGTAATTACTTTATTATTACAGTACCAACACCAGTAGACAAAAATAACAGACCGGTATTAACTCCTTTAATTAAGGCGAGTGAAACTGTTGGTAAAGTGCTAAAAAAAGGCGATATCGTTATTTATGAATCTACCGTATATCCTGGGGCAACAGAAGAAGAATGTATTCCGATTTTGGAAAGCGTTTCTAATTTAGTTTTTAACCAAGATTTTTATGCGGGGTATTCGCCAGAACGCATCAACCCAGGAGACAAAGAACATACGGTAGAAAAAATATTAAAAGTTACTTCAGGCTCAACGCCTGAAATAGGGATAAAAGTAGATGATTTATATAAATCAGTCATTACAGGGGGTACGCATTTAGCGCCAACAATTAAAGTAGCAGAGGCTGCAAAAGTGATTGAAAACTCGCAAAGAGATATCAACATCGCTTTTGTGAATGAATTGGCTAAAATATTTGCACTGATGGATATTAATACCCATGATGTTTTAGAGGCAGCAGGTACCAAATGGAATTTTTTACCTTTCAAACCAGGTTTGGTTGGTGGCCATTGTATCGGGGTAGACCCTTATTATTTAGCACAAAAAGCACAGGAATATGGCTATCACCCAGAAATTATATTAGCAGGAAGACGCTTAAACGATAGCATGGGTCAGTATGTGGCTTCAGAAGTCATTAAATTGATGATTTCTAAAGATCTCAGAATTAAAAATGCCAAAGTTTTAGTTCTGGGTATTACCTTTAAGGAAAACTGTCCAGATGTACGAAATACAAAAGCAGTAGATGTCATTGCAGCCTTAAAAGAATATGGAACGGACGTCACTATTTTTGATCCTTGGGCAAATCAAGACGAAGTTATGCATGAGTACAATTTAAATTCAACCAAAGTATTGCCGAATGAAAAATTCGATGCGATTGTATTGACGGTATCTCATAAAGAGTTTTTGGAAATCGATTTTTCACAAATTAAACATGACAATTCGGTGGTCTATGATGTCAAGAATATTTTAGCACCAGAGGTGAAAACTAAAACATTATAA
- a CDS encoding ACP phosphodiesterase produces MNFLAHLYLSQNNTNIMIGNFIADHIRGNNYKDFSKEIQQGIFMHREIDTFTDAHKIVRKSKRRLHQRYRHYDGIIIDIFYDYFLAKNWRNYSAIPLEIYTHSVYTLFDSIKLELPIKAQNFITYMIEYNILFNYQYKEGIAKVLNGMNARTKGKSQMHLAIEDLNLLEEELQEDFILFFKDLRAFCSLKLQEINSK; encoded by the coding sequence ATGAATTTTTTAGCGCACTTATACCTTTCACAAAACAACACCAATATTATGATCGGTAATTTTATTGCAGATCATATTAGAGGGAATAATTATAAGGACTTTTCTAAAGAAATTCAGCAAGGTATTTTTATGCACAGAGAAATCGATACATTTACAGATGCGCATAAAATTGTAAGAAAAAGTAAGCGTCGTTTGCACCAACGTTACCGGCATTATGACGGTATAATTATCGATATTTTTTACGATTATTTTTTAGCAAAAAATTGGCGTAATTATTCTGCCATCCCGCTAGAGATATATACCCATTCGGTGTATACTTTATTTGATAGCATAAAATTAGAACTCCCTATAAAAGCACAAAATTTTATAACATATATGATTGAATACAACATCTTATTCAATTATCAATATAAAGAAGGAATTGCAAAAGTTTTAAACGGCATGAATGCTAGAACAAAAGGAAAATCTCAAATGCATTTAGCCATAGAGGATTTAAACCTTTTAGAAGAAGAATTGCAAGAAGATTTTATCCTTTTTTTTAAAGATTTACGTGCCTTTTGCTCCTTAAAATTACAAGAAATCAACTCAAAATAA
- a CDS encoding adenylyltransferase/cytidyltransferase family protein has translation MKKKAVIVSGYFNPIHKGHIEYFNNAKALADELFVIVNSDLQRGLKGSKEFQKEDERLFIVQNIKAVDKAMISVDTDRTVCESIRSIFEKHHQEYDLGFANGGDQDNNSIPEVPVCKELGIELIDGLGEKIQSSSWLLKKN, from the coding sequence ATGAAGAAAAAAGCAGTTATAGTTTCAGGATATTTCAATCCAATTCACAAAGGTCACATTGAATATTTCAATAATGCGAAGGCACTAGCAGATGAGTTGTTTGTTATTGTAAACAGCGATTTACAAAGAGGTTTAAAGGGGTCTAAAGAGTTTCAAAAAGAAGATGAGCGTTTATTCATTGTTCAGAATATAAAAGCTGTTGATAAAGCAATGATTTCGGTAGATACTGATCGGACGGTCTGTGAATCCATTCGAAGTATTTTTGAGAAACATCATCAAGAATATGATTTAGGGTTTGCTAATGGGGGAGACCAAGACAATAATTCAATACCAGAAGTTCCGGTTTGTAAGGAATTAGGCATTGAATTAATTGACGGATTAGGAGAAAAAATACAATCTTCGTCTTGGTTATTAAAGAAAAATTAA
- a CDS encoding four helix bundle protein, producing the protein MKTHKDLLVWQKSIDLVTEIYKLTSQFPSNEIYGLVSQLRRASVSIPSNIAEGAARSSDKEFARFLYIARASAAEVETQLIISENLGYLMSDKSKSKEQLLSISKMLTALINKINQRIK; encoded by the coding sequence ATGAAAACACATAAAGATTTATTAGTTTGGCAAAAGTCAATTGATTTAGTAACAGAAATCTATAAGTTAACAAGTCAATTTCCTAGTAACGAAATATATGGATTGGTTAGTCAGTTAAGAAGAGCTTCAGTTTCAATACCTTCTAATATAGCAGAAGGAGCTGCTAGAAGTTCAGATAAAGAGTTTGCTAGATTTTTGTACATTGCAAGAGCTTCAGCGGCTGAAGTTGAAACTCAATTAATCATTTCAGAAAATCTAGGTTATTTAATGTCAGATAAAAGTAAATCAAAAGAGCAGTTGTTAAGTATCTCTAAAATGCTAACAGCATTAATTAATAAAATTAATCAACGAATAAAATAG
- a CDS encoding Gfo/Idh/MocA family oxidoreductase, producing the protein MKNFALIGAAGYIAPRHLQAIKETNNILLTALDKFDSVGVMDRYFPNADFFVEFERFDRHIEKLKRQGTHLDYVSICTPNYLHDAHIRMALRRGADAICEKPLVLNPWNADALKDIEKESGKKIYTILQLRLHPSIIALKKKIETAHKNGKYDVDLTYITSRGKWYDISWKGDESKSGGIATNIGVHFYDMLSWIFGEVQENSVHLREKDKAAGYLEFEKARVRWFLSIDENSLPTEIQEKGQRTFRSIKIDDQELEFSEGFTDLHTKSYSEILKGNGFGLEDATASIKIVHAIRNLTKVHTGEKHPFIQ; encoded by the coding sequence TTGAAAAACTTTGCATTAATAGGAGCTGCAGGATATATTGCACCCAGGCATTTACAGGCAATCAAAGAAACCAATAATATTTTATTGACGGCTTTAGATAAATTTGATAGTGTTGGTGTCATGGATCGGTATTTTCCGAATGCAGACTTTTTTGTTGAATTTGAACGTTTTGACAGGCACATCGAAAAGTTAAAACGCCAAGGAACACATTTAGACTATGTAAGCATTTGTACCCCTAATTATTTACACGATGCACACATCCGTATGGCTTTAAGAAGAGGTGCGGACGCCATTTGTGAAAAACCATTGGTTCTGAACCCTTGGAATGCAGATGCTTTAAAGGATATTGAAAAAGAGTCCGGTAAAAAAATATATACTATTTTACAATTACGATTGCATCCAAGTATCATCGCCCTAAAAAAGAAAATAGAAACTGCCCACAAAAACGGAAAGTATGATGTAGATTTAACCTACATTACTTCTAGAGGCAAATGGTATGATATTTCTTGGAAAGGTGATGAAAGCAAGTCAGGAGGAATCGCTACAAATATTGGTGTTCATTTTTATGATATGCTCTCTTGGATTTTTGGAGAGGTCCAAGAAAACAGCGTGCATCTTAGAGAAAAAGACAAAGCTGCAGGATATTTAGAATTTGAAAAAGCAAGAGTGCGTTGGTTTTTGTCGATTGATGAAAATTCGCTTCCTACAGAAATTCAAGAAAAAGGGCAAAGAACCTTTCGTTCCATAAAAATTGATGACCAAGAATTAGAGTTTAGTGAAGGCTTTACGGACTTGCATACGAAGAGTTATTCCGAAATTTTAAAAGGAAATGGATTTGGACTTGAAGACGCTACAGCATCCATAAAAATTGTGCATGCTATTAGGAATTTGACAAAAGTACATACAGGAGAAAAACACCCTTTTATTCAATAG
- a CDS encoding DUF4249 domain-containing protein, whose product MMKLLKLNISKLVLLFLFFSCVEPVDIETITFENYLVVEASMTNELKKHTVKLSRTFEIDQNSENKETGASVVVKDNQGVNYQFNEISAGEYESVNAFSAENNKEYWLEITTKTGDTYTSTAQKLTPEAQIEKLTTSVQTSIEGVQGVEISVQSFNPNNNSHYYRYTYEETYKISPPFWSDEELSIVSDRTPFSVEVIKRTIDNKDCYKTMNSSQLILTETKSLAEDRVDFPVRFILDTNFIISKRYSILVKQYVQTFEAYNYFNTLKKLSSSENVFNQAQPGFISGNIVSENNQNEKVIGFFEVSSVSEKRLFFNYEDIFPNQSIDFPESCDFAAPILFDSFTGGSPLVSLIKDNTHTYYRENDTGLEYLEGTYLLVPKVCGDCTVLGSNIKPTFWVD is encoded by the coding sequence ATGATGAAGTTACTAAAATTAAACATCTCAAAACTAGTCTTGCTTTTCCTCTTTTTTAGTTGTGTAGAACCCGTTGATATTGAAACGATCACTTTTGAGAATTATTTAGTCGTTGAAGCTAGTATGACCAATGAATTAAAAAAACATACTGTTAAATTGTCTAGAACATTCGAAATTGATCAAAATAGCGAAAACAAAGAGACGGGAGCGAGTGTGGTTGTCAAAGATAACCAAGGTGTTAATTACCAATTTAATGAGATTTCTGCTGGTGAATATGAATCTGTAAACGCATTTTCCGCCGAAAACAATAAAGAATATTGGTTAGAAATTACCACTAAAACGGGTGATACATACACCTCTACAGCACAAAAACTAACACCAGAAGCACAGATAGAAAAATTAACAACCAGTGTTCAAACCTCTATCGAAGGTGTTCAAGGAGTAGAAATATCGGTTCAAAGTTTTAACCCAAACAACAATTCCCATTATTATCGCTATACGTACGAAGAGACCTACAAAATTTCTCCTCCATTTTGGTCTGATGAAGAACTGTCTATTGTCTCGGATAGAACGCCTTTTAGTGTTGAAGTTATCAAAAGAACCATCGATAATAAAGACTGTTATAAAACAATGAATTCTAGTCAATTAATTCTAACGGAAACAAAATCTTTAGCTGAAGATCGTGTTGATTTTCCCGTAAGATTTATTCTAGATACTAATTTTATCATCTCTAAAAGGTACAGTATTCTAGTAAAACAATATGTACAAACTTTTGAAGCTTATAATTATTTTAATACTTTAAAGAAATTATCTAGTTCCGAAAATGTATTCAATCAGGCGCAACCTGGTTTTATTTCAGGAAATATTGTTTCTGAAAATAATCAAAATGAAAAAGTTATTGGCTTTTTTGAAGTTTCTTCAGTCTCAGAAAAAAGATTGTTTTTTAATTATGAAGACATTTTTCCGAATCAATCTATAGATTTTCCTGAATCATGTGATTTCGCAGCTCCTATTCTTTTTGATTCATTTACGGGTGGTTCTCCGCTAGTATCTTTAATTAAAGACAATACGCATACCTATTATAGGGAAAACGATACTGGTTTAGAGTATTTAGAAGGAACTTATTTACTGGTTCCAAAAGTTTGCGGAGATTGTACCGTTTTGGGTTCCAATATTAAACCTACTTTTTGGGTAGATTAG